Proteins from a genomic interval of Trichoderma breve strain T069 chromosome 2, whole genome shotgun sequence:
- a CDS encoding CDK-activating kinase assembly factor MAT1 domain-containing protein — MSRTGGTSTISVRHASSSSASFVSAPLPPADQDEACPVCKTTRYFNKDMEFKINTECYHRMCKTCVERIFKDGPNQCPYAGCHKTLRLRGFKTAFFGDLGVEREVDIRRRVAAVFNKAEDDFESLDAYNDYLYMVECLTDDLVNGNDEARKKAEVQLSEWEAQHKAEIERNRKLARESDESRQKRLALEQEAARQRRIQELQEDADERANAARFREEMLNSLQNAELGHAEETVDRILLKKRGQQKRDATLDAVATLGGGLSIRGLREKRTAVLDDKPYDPFGGLDLAPQRVDLASENLSQYKSEWLDITRTKEDYIVGGYSSEEYLTRALFEAFSGLGVFVAEDKDIREEATVAASLEAGATVPVGGKMDVDDPF, encoded by the coding sequence ATGTCTCGTACAGGCGGTACCAGCACCATCTCGGTGCGCCatgcctccagctcctccgcctcttTCGTCTCCGCTCCTCTCCCGCCCGCAGACCAGGACGAAGCCTGTCCCGTGTGCAAAACCACACGCTACTTCAACAAGGACATGGAGTTCAAAATCAACACCGAGTGCTATCACCGCATGTGCAAGACTTGCGTTGAGCGAATTTTCAAGGACGGTCCGAATCAGTGCCCTTATGCGGGCTGTCACAAGACGCTCCGCTTGAGAGGCTTCAAGACGGCCTTCTTTGGAGACTTGGGCGTCGAGCGGGAGGTGGACATCAGGAGAAGGGTGGCGGCCGTGTTCAACAAGGCCGAAGACGACTTTGAGAGCTTGGACGCGTACAACGACTATCTTTACATGGTGGAATGCCTCACCGACGACCTCGTCAACGGAAACGACGAGGCTCGCAAAAAGGCCGAGGTCCAGCTCTCCGAGTGGGAGGCCCAGCACAAAGCCGAGATTGAGCGCAACCGCAAACTCGCTCGCGAATCGGACGAGTCACGGCAGAAGCGCCTCGCTCTGGAACAAGAGGCTGCTCGACAGCGCCGTATCCAGGAACTGCaggaagatgccgacgaGAGAGCCAATGCCGCGCGGTTCCGGGAGGAGATGCTCAATTCCCTGCAGAACGCAGAGCTCGGCCATGCCGAAGAGACAGTTGATCGGATCTTGCTCAAGAAACGAGGACAGCAGAAGCGCGATGCTACGCTGGATGCCGTTGCGACGCTGGGAGGCGGCTTGTCGATTCGTGGTCTAAGAGAGAAGCGTACTGCCGTGTTGGATGATAAACCCTACGATCCGTTTGGCGGCCTGGACCTCGCGCCTCAGAGAGTCGACTTGGCCAGCGAGAACCTGTCGCAGTACAAGAGCGAGTGGCTGGACATTACGCGCACCAAGGAGGATTACATTGTGGGCGGATACAGCTCTGAGGAGTACCTCACGAGGGCTCTGTTCGAGGCATTCTCTGGTCTAGGCGTGTTTGTTGCTGAAGACAAGGATATCAGAGAGGAAGCAACTGTGGCAGCTTCTTTGGAGGCTGGTGCGACGGTACCAGTGGGTGGGAAGATGGACGTGGATGATCCATTTTGA
- a CDS encoding ANTH domain-containing protein, translating into MSSFEKSVKGATKIKNAPPKTKYIEHILVGTHSGEAGIAEVLRALQNRLHDSTWTVVFKSLMTVHLMIREGSPEATLAYLARHRNMLAISNFADAQTQGRNIRHYANYLIERVRAYRDTKTDWVRAPESRLERLTVEKGLLRETEVVQHQLTALLKCDLLDQEPETEITIAVFRLLVLDLLPLFQVLNQGLINILGHFFEMSKPDADRAMEIYRTFTKHTDYVVQYLSTAKQWQHHTRVEVPKLKHAPVNLGRQLEEYLNDPDFEIHRRQYLAEQEAKKGNKGSKSKATKSGIDFPKAPSPAANNPFPLPNSGNATAKVESKPQANKGPDPDLIDFFDSIEQNQIPMQVTAQQPPMQVPIQAQGQDLAFQAQNVGLGFQQGQFVQQPQGFVQGNGFPQQDNGFMQPPAQLQPTITGFSGFGPQLGPIPQNTVANFQTPIQQQQPPPSLAAPGMTNPFRQSMLVAQPTSSSSQLSTPTSTNSPGQNTGPFQAQPVQPQPTSTNPFARNVPTEAPQQQQQQLQDQQQQSSGLAPQPTGVTNPFRQGAFVNHATGMGWQHNQTPIGGGIDHIQTVPVFPRPAQQTPWQQ; encoded by the exons ATGAGCTCCTTTGAGAAGTCCGTCAAGGGGGCGACCAAGATCAAG AATGCTCCCCCCAAGACCAAGTATATCGAGCACATCCTAGTCGGTACTCACTCCGGCGAGGCTGGCATCGCCGAGGTCCTCCGCGCGCTCCAGAACCGACTTCACGACTCAACATGGACCGTCGTCttcaagagcttgatgaCGGTTCACCTCATGATCCGCGAGGGGTCTCCAGAGGCGACACTGGCGTATCTTGCCCGACATCGAAACATGCTAGCTATTAGCAACTTCGCAGATG CTCAAACCCAAGGCCGAAACATCCGCCACTATGCCAATTACCTCATCGAGCGAGTGCGCGCATATCGCGATACCAAGACTGATTGGGTGCGCGCCCCGGAATCAAGGCTGGAGAGACTCACTGTCGAGAAGGGTCTGTTGCGAGAGACGGAAGTCGTTCAGCATCAGCTTACGGCCTTACTGAAATGCGAT CTCCTCGATCAAGAACCAGAGACCGAGATCACGATTGCCGTATTTCGATTACTAGTCCTCGACCTTCTACCTTTGTTCCAGGTCTTGAACCAAGGACTTATTAACATTCTTG GTCATTTCTTTGAAATGTCAAAGCCGGACGCCGACAGAGCTATGGAAATCTATCGGACTTTCACTAAGCACACAGACTACGTCGTCCAGTACCTCAGCACTGCGAAGCAGTGGCAGCATCATACCAGGGTTGAGGTTCCCAAGCTCAAGCATGCGCCCGTTAACTTGGGTCGCCAGCTTGAGGAATATCTCAACGACCCGGATTTCGAGATCCACCGGCGGCAGTACCTGGCAGAACAAGAGGCAAAGAAGGGCAACAAGGgatccaagtccaaggctaCAAAGAGCGGAATCGACTTCCCCAAGGCACCATCCCCTGCGGCTAACAATCCGTTCCCGCTCCCCAACAGTGGAAATGCGACTGCCAAGGTCGAGTCAAAGCCTCAAGCTAACAAAGGACCGGACCCCGACCTCATCGACTTCTTTGACTCCATCGAGCAAAATCAGATACCGATGCAAGTCACCGCCCAACAGCCTCCTATGCAGGTGCCCATTCAAGCTCAGGGGCAGGATTTAGCTTTCCAGGCGCAAAACGTCGGGCTAGGCTTCCAGCAAGGTCAATTTGTCCAGCAACCTCAAGGCTTTGTCCAGGGCAATGGATTTCCACAGCAGGACAATGGATTTATGCAACCCCCTGCGCAACTGCAGCCAACCATCACCGGCTTCAGCGGCTTTGGGCCACAACTGGGCCCTATCCCTCAGAACACTGTTGCCAATTTCCAGACTCCTatccagcaacaacaaccaccT CCGTCACTTGCCGCTCCGGGCATGACCAATCCTTTCCGCCAGTCCATGCTGGTAGCACAGCCgacatcctcttcatctcagctGTCAACACCGAC GTCAACAAACTCTCCAGGCCAGAATACGGGCCCTTTCCAAGCCCAGCCTGTACAGCCCCAGCCCACGAGCACCAACCCTTTTGCTCGCAACGTTCCCACCGAAgctccgcagcagcagcagcagcagctccaggaccagcagcagcaatcttCGGGACTTGCTCCACAGCCGACGGGTGTTACGAATCCGTTCCGCCAAGGCGCCTTCGTCAATCACGCTACTGGGATGGGCTGGCAGCATAATCAGACTCCGATTGGTGGCGGTATTGATCACATCCAAACTGTGCCCGTGTTCCCTCGCCCGGCACAGCAGACGCCCTGGCAACAATAA